In the Mycolicibacter sp. MU0102 genome, one interval contains:
- a CDS encoding NUDIX hydrolase, which yields MRGDGDGWAFSDTGVRFWGRHGAAGLLLRAPRPDGARTVLLQHRAWWSHQGGTWALPGGARDSHETAEEAAIREAQEEAGLPADRIVVRAAVVTASASGTSWTYTTVVADADELLPVVPNGESTELRWVDEHEVAGLPLHPGFAASWELLRGF from the coding sequence GTGCGTGGTGACGGCGATGGGTGGGCGTTTTCTGATACCGGCGTCCGCTTCTGGGGCCGGCACGGTGCGGCGGGGCTGCTTCTGCGGGCTCCTCGCCCCGATGGCGCGCGCACCGTGCTGCTGCAACATCGCGCTTGGTGGAGTCATCAGGGCGGCACTTGGGCGCTGCCCGGCGGTGCCCGCGACAGCCATGAGACCGCTGAAGAGGCCGCGATCCGCGAGGCGCAGGAGGAGGCCGGTCTGCCCGCCGATCGGATCGTCGTGCGCGCGGCCGTGGTGACCGCGTCGGCCAGCGGCACCAGCTGGACCTACACCACCGTGGTCGCCGACGCCGACGAGCTGCTTCCGGTGGTGCCCAACGGGGAGAGCACCGAACTGCGGTGGGTCGACGAACACGAGGTCGCCGGGCTGCCGCTGCACCCGGGTTTCGCCGCCAGCTGGGAGTTGCTCCGCGGCTTTTGA
- the thiE gene encoding thiamine phosphate synthase, producing the protein MHKRSDRLARLADARLYLCTDARRERGDLAEFADAALAGGVDIIQLRDKGSAGEKRFGPLEARGELAALEILADAARRHGALLAVNDRADIARAAGADVLHLGQDDLPLPAAREIIGPEVLIGRSTHDRDQVAAALAEPVDYFCTGPCWPTPTKPGRTAPGLELVRFAADTRQAKPWFAIGGIDIERLPQVVQAGASRVVVVRAITAAEDPRAAAAALRAGL; encoded by the coding sequence GTGCACAAACGCTCCGACCGTCTCGCCCGACTCGCTGATGCCCGGCTCTACCTGTGCACCGATGCCCGCCGGGAACGCGGCGACTTGGCCGAGTTCGCCGACGCCGCGCTGGCCGGTGGCGTCGACATCATCCAACTGCGCGACAAGGGTTCTGCGGGCGAAAAGCGGTTCGGTCCGCTGGAGGCGCGCGGCGAACTGGCGGCGTTGGAGATCCTGGCCGACGCCGCGCGACGGCACGGGGCACTGCTGGCGGTCAATGACCGCGCCGACATCGCCCGCGCCGCCGGTGCCGACGTGCTGCATCTGGGCCAAGACGACCTGCCGCTGCCGGCGGCGCGCGAGATCATCGGGCCCGAGGTACTGATCGGCCGGTCGACCCATGACCGCGATCAGGTTGCCGCGGCCCTGGCCGAGCCGGTCGACTACTTCTGCACCGGGCCGTGCTGGCCCACCCCGACCAAGCCGGGCCGGACTGCACCGGGGCTGGAGCTGGTGCGATTCGCCGCCGACACGCGTCAGGCCAAGCCGTGGTTCGCCATCGGCGGCATCGATATCGAGCGGTTGCCGCAGGTGGTGCAGGCCGGCGCCAGCCGAGTGGTGGTGGTGCGGGCGATCACCGCTGCCGAGGATCCGCGGGCCGCGGCGGCGGCGTTGCGGGCTGGGCTTTAG
- the thiO gene encoding glycine oxidase ThiO, with protein MPGPSLGSLAVIGGGVIGLSVARQAARAGWTVRVHRTTEYGASWVAGGMLAPHSEGWPGEDQHLRLGLRSLELWHDFLDGLPAQVVTARESLVVAADRADVADLRTVADWLSAQGHPVIWESAARDIEPLLAGNIRHGFRAPTELAVDNRAVVTALVESCEELGVSWAPPVRDLAEVATDDAVVIANGIDAPALWPGLAIRPVKGEVLRLRWRKGCLPPPQRVIRARVHGRAVYLVPRPDGVVVGATQYEHGRDTAPAVSGVRDLLDDACALVPALGEYELAECAAGLRPMTPDNLPLVHRLDERTYVAAGHGRNGFLLAPWTAEHVVSELLPVGVQQ; from the coding sequence ATGCCCGGACCCTCGCTCGGTTCGCTGGCCGTGATCGGCGGCGGCGTCATCGGGCTGTCGGTGGCCCGGCAGGCAGCCCGGGCCGGCTGGACGGTGCGGGTGCACCGCACCACCGAATACGGCGCCTCCTGGGTGGCCGGCGGCATGCTCGCCCCACACAGTGAGGGATGGCCAGGCGAAGACCAGCACTTGCGGCTGGGATTGCGCTCCCTTGAGTTGTGGCACGACTTCCTCGACGGGCTGCCGGCCCAGGTTGTCACCGCGCGCGAATCGCTGGTGGTGGCCGCCGACCGGGCCGACGTCGCCGACTTGCGCACCGTCGCCGACTGGCTGTCCGCGCAGGGCCACCCGGTGATCTGGGAGTCCGCCGCCCGTGACATCGAACCCCTGCTGGCCGGCAACATTCGGCACGGTTTCCGGGCCCCCACCGAATTGGCGGTGGACAACCGCGCGGTGGTCACTGCCCTCGTCGAGTCCTGCGAGGAACTCGGCGTCAGCTGGGCCCCGCCGGTGCGGGATCTCGCCGAGGTGGCCACCGACGATGCCGTGGTGATCGCCAACGGCATCGACGCCCCTGCGTTGTGGCCCGGCTTGGCGATCCGGCCGGTCAAGGGGGAGGTGTTGCGGCTGCGCTGGCGCAAAGGCTGCCTGCCGCCCCCGCAGCGGGTGATCCGGGCCCGGGTGCACGGTCGCGCGGTCTACTTGGTGCCGCGTCCCGACGGTGTGGTGGTGGGGGCGACCCAGTACGAGCACGGCCGGGACACTGCGCCGGCGGTCTCCGGGGTGCGTGACCTGCTCGACGACGCCTGCGCGCTGGTTCCGGCGCTGGGGGAGTATGAGCTGGCCGAATGCGCCGCGGGCCTGCGGCCGATGACGCCAGACAACCTGCCGCTGGTGCATCGCCTCGATGAACGGACCTATGTCGCTGCCGGGCATGGCCGCAATGGGTTCCTGCTGGCGCCGTGGACTGCCGAACACGTTGTGTCCGAATTACTTCCGGTTGGAGTGCAGCAATGA
- the thiS gene encoding sulfur carrier protein ThiS, with amino-acid sequence MIINVNQKQVEVAEATTVATLLASMGYPDRGIAVAVDQAVLPKSRWATALSDGACLDVVTAVQGG; translated from the coding sequence ATGATCATAAATGTCAACCAGAAGCAGGTGGAAGTGGCTGAGGCGACTACAGTCGCAACGCTGCTGGCCTCTATGGGTTATCCCGACCGCGGTATTGCGGTGGCGGTGGACCAAGCGGTGCTGCCGAAATCGCGTTGGGCCACTGCGTTGTCCGACGGTGCCTGTCTCGATGTGGTGACGGCGGTGCAAGGTGGTTGA
- a CDS encoding thiazole synthase, which yields MVDDAKLTIAGREFSSRLIMGTGGAQSLTSLEEALVASGTELTTVAMRRVDAEGGTGMLDLLSRLGITPLPNTAGCRSAAEAVLTAQLAREALGTEWVKLEVIGDERTLLPDGIELVRAAEQLVDDGFVVLPYTNDDPVLARRLEDVGCAAVMPLGSPIGTGLGIANPHSIEMIVAAAGVPVVLDAGIGTASDAALAMELGCDAVLLATAVTRAADPPAMATAMAAAVTAGYLARRAGRIPKRFWAQASSPAL from the coding sequence GTGGTTGATGACGCGAAGCTGACCATCGCCGGGCGAGAGTTCAGCTCCCGGCTCATCATGGGAACCGGTGGTGCGCAAAGCCTGACATCGCTGGAAGAGGCCTTGGTGGCATCCGGGACCGAGTTGACCACGGTCGCGATGCGCCGCGTCGACGCCGAAGGTGGAACCGGGATGCTGGATCTGCTGAGTCGGCTCGGCATCACGCCGCTGCCCAACACCGCCGGCTGCCGCAGTGCCGCGGAAGCGGTGCTGACCGCCCAGCTCGCGCGCGAGGCGCTCGGAACCGAATGGGTCAAGCTGGAGGTGATCGGCGACGAGCGCACCCTGCTGCCCGACGGCATCGAATTGGTGCGCGCCGCAGAACAATTGGTCGACGATGGGTTTGTGGTGTTGCCCTACACCAATGACGACCCGGTGCTGGCCCGCCGGCTCGAGGACGTCGGATGTGCGGCCGTCATGCCGCTGGGCTCGCCGATCGGCACCGGGCTGGGCATCGCCAACCCGCACAGCATCGAGATGATCGTCGCCGCCGCCGGGGTTCCGGTGGTGCTCGACGCCGGCATCGGCACCGCCAGCGATGCTGCGCTGGCAATGGAACTGGGCTGCGATGCGGTGCTGCTGGCCACCGCGGTAACGCGGGCGGCCGACCCGCCGGCGATGGCCACGGCCATGGCGGCTGCTGTCACCGCTGGGTATCTGGCTCGGCGCGCCGGGCGAATCCCGAAGCGGTTCTGGGCGCAGGCGTCGAGCCCGGCCCTGTGA
- a CDS encoding SGNH/GDSL hydrolase family protein codes for MNRYVALGSSMAAGPGIRPRVAGAPRASGRSARNYPHLVAHALNLDLVDVTFSGATTAHLLSERQLGVPLQIDALDGSESLVTITIGGNDVGYVPLLMAATLPGVLQRLPAVAALLDPGQRERALGEVDAALRAVGAAVRGRAPQARVFFVDYLTLLPPAGVRAGRLPQDVVTLARHVADELERHTAAAAAATGCELVRAGDASREHHPWSARPWTVGAGLPLPWRPWPFHPNAAGMAAVAELVAVQWGGRA; via the coding sequence GTGAATCGCTATGTCGCCCTCGGGAGTTCGATGGCGGCGGGGCCCGGAATCCGGCCTCGCGTGGCAGGCGCTCCGCGGGCGTCGGGCCGCTCGGCACGCAACTACCCGCACTTGGTCGCCCACGCGCTGAACCTCGATCTGGTTGACGTCACGTTCTCCGGAGCCACGACCGCCCATCTGCTGAGCGAACGCCAACTCGGCGTGCCGCTGCAGATCGACGCCCTCGACGGCTCGGAGTCCCTGGTGACCATCACCATCGGCGGCAACGACGTCGGCTACGTGCCGCTGTTGATGGCCGCGACGCTGCCGGGTGTCTTGCAGCGGCTGCCCGCCGTCGCCGCGCTGCTGGACCCTGGGCAGCGCGAGCGGGCACTCGGTGAGGTCGACGCAGCGCTGCGGGCCGTCGGCGCCGCGGTGCGGGGCCGCGCACCGCAGGCTCGGGTGTTCTTCGTCGACTATCTGACCCTGCTGCCGCCGGCCGGGGTCCGAGCCGGGCGGTTGCCGCAGGACGTCGTGACCCTGGCCCGTCACGTCGCCGACGAGCTGGAGCGCCACACCGCCGCGGCGGCCGCCGCCACCGGCTGTGAGCTCGTCCGCGCCGGCGATGCCAGCAGGGAGCACCATCCATGGTCAGCGCGGCCCTGGACGGTGGGAGCGGGCCTGCCGCTGCCGTGGCGGCCATGGCCCTTTCACCCCAACGCCGCCGGTATGGCCGCGGTCGCCGAGTTGGTCGCTGTGCAGTGGGGCGGCCGGGCCTGA
- a CDS encoding M28 family metallopeptidase → MDYKSKLIPALGAVLVGALFSAGCSRTPENTEQGADPAAAAEFASSLRDKVTVDAMMAHLQKLQDIADANNGTRAIGTPGYDASVEYVASTLRDHGFDVQTPEFTARVFKSEPGSVHLGDKTVEARALMYSLGTPPEGVTGPLVAAPADDSPGCSAEDYEGLTVKDAVVLVDRGTCPFKEKMAVAVELGAVALVVADSVDEPKMGGTLGEQTEVKVPVVSVTKADGAMLRDGHGAMTVKLDAHTDDIPSRNVIAQTKSGSTENVVMLGAHLDSVPEGPGINDNGSGVAAVLETALQLGDSPQVRNSVRFGFWGAEELGLIGSRKYVESLDEEQLKNIALYLNFDMLGSPNPGYFTYDGDQSLPADKRGQPVVPEGSAGIERTMVGYLKSAGKEPRDTSFDGRSDYDGFTQAGIPSGGLFSGAEVKKSPEEAKLWGGAADEPFDPNYHQKGDTVQNIDRDELAINGGGVPYSVGLYAQDLSGRNGVPVRDDRTRHILTQP, encoded by the coding sequence GTGGACTACAAGTCGAAGTTGATCCCTGCCCTCGGCGCCGTGTTGGTCGGTGCGCTGTTCAGCGCCGGCTGCAGCCGCACCCCGGAAAACACCGAGCAGGGAGCAGATCCCGCCGCGGCCGCTGAATTCGCCAGCAGCCTGCGCGACAAGGTCACCGTCGACGCCATGATGGCCCACCTGCAGAAGCTGCAGGACATTGCCGACGCCAACAACGGCACTCGTGCCATCGGCACGCCGGGCTACGACGCCAGCGTCGAGTACGTGGCCAGCACCCTGCGCGACCACGGCTTCGACGTCCAGACCCCGGAGTTCACCGCGCGGGTGTTCAAGTCCGAGCCGGGCTCGGTGCACCTCGGCGACAAGACAGTCGAAGCTCGCGCGCTGATGTACAGCCTCGGCACCCCGCCCGAGGGAGTCACGGGCCCGCTGGTCGCGGCGCCGGCCGACGACAGCCCCGGCTGCAGCGCCGAAGACTACGAGGGGCTGACGGTCAAAGACGCCGTCGTACTGGTCGACCGCGGCACCTGCCCGTTCAAGGAGAAGATGGCCGTCGCCGTCGAGCTGGGCGCGGTGGCACTGGTGGTGGCCGACAGCGTCGACGAACCGAAAATGGGCGGCACCCTCGGTGAGCAGACCGAGGTCAAGGTTCCGGTCGTGAGCGTGACCAAGGCTGACGGCGCGATGCTGCGCGACGGACACGGGGCGATGACGGTCAAGCTCGACGCGCACACCGACGACATCCCGTCGCGCAATGTGATCGCACAGACTAAGAGCGGATCGACCGAGAACGTGGTCATGCTCGGAGCCCACCTGGACAGCGTTCCGGAAGGCCCGGGTATCAACGACAACGGGTCCGGTGTTGCCGCGGTGCTGGAAACCGCTTTGCAGCTGGGAGATTCGCCCCAGGTGCGTAACTCGGTGCGGTTCGGTTTCTGGGGCGCCGAGGAGCTCGGCCTGATCGGTTCGCGGAAGTACGTCGAGTCGCTCGACGAGGAGCAACTCAAGAACATCGCGCTGTACCTGAACTTCGACATGCTGGGTTCGCCGAATCCCGGCTACTTCACCTACGACGGCGACCAGTCGCTGCCGGCGGACAAGCGCGGCCAGCCGGTGGTGCCGGAAGGTTCGGCCGGCATCGAACGGACCATGGTCGGCTACCTCAAGTCGGCCGGCAAGGAACCGCGCGACACCTCGTTCGACGGCCGCTCCGACTACGACGGGTTCACCCAGGCCGGTATCCCGTCCGGCGGGTTGTTCTCCGGTGCGGAGGTGAAGAAGTCGCCCGAGGAGGCCAAGCTGTGGGGCGGCGCCGCCGATGAGCCCTTCGACCCGAACTATCACCAAAAGGGCGACACCGTACAGAACATCGACCGCGACGAACTGGCCATCAACGGCGGAGGAGTGCCCTATTCCGTCGGGCTGTATGCCCAGGATCTCAGCGGCCGCAACGGGGTCCCGGTGCGCGACGACCGCACCCGCCACATCCTGACCCAGCCATGA
- a CDS encoding M28 family peptidase, producing the protein MIRPAGALLAAVGVLAGCSPEPVQPPLSNRLATQVTVAGMLTHLQRLQEIADTHQRNRADGTPGFDASADYVANALRDKGFEVETPELTRLDTVSAGKPTLTVAGVGYPVDQASLLVRTPTGGVSGPVVRPTRSSGCAAADYPPKVPRGGIAVVSDAGCSVVVKQNVAAERGAAALVVVSLPSRNGAPAGLFPPEYYDQLTMPVAVAGRDGDQALRRATGTVRLVLDGHTEKVTSRNILAQTKTGSPHEVVMVGAHLDSARGGPGINDNGSGVAAVLETALQLGPEPAVANAVRFAFWGAEEQQLGGSSDYVFGLDRDQLNDIALYLNFDMLASPNPGFFTYDGDQSALPSRDITPADVPVGSGGIERTLAGYLNLVGVRPADMPLSSDTDYSPFVVAGVPIGGITTGASQLKTTAQARLWGGKPGAAFDPNYHGPGDTVEQINQHALALTGAAVAFAVANYAQSIGGPNGVPARDKRHRAPLGP; encoded by the coding sequence ATGATCCGTCCGGCGGGAGCCCTGCTGGCCGCTGTCGGCGTACTGGCGGGCTGCTCGCCGGAGCCCGTGCAGCCGCCGCTGTCGAATAGGCTGGCGACCCAGGTCACCGTCGCGGGGATGCTCACGCATCTGCAGCGACTGCAGGAGATTGCCGACACTCACCAACGGAATCGGGCCGACGGCACGCCGGGGTTCGACGCCAGTGCCGACTATGTGGCCAACGCCCTGCGCGACAAGGGTTTCGAGGTGGAGACACCCGAACTCACCCGGTTGGACACCGTCTCGGCCGGCAAACCCACGCTGACCGTGGCCGGGGTTGGCTACCCAGTCGATCAGGCCTCGCTGCTGGTGCGCACCCCGACCGGCGGGGTCAGCGGCCCGGTGGTCCGTCCGACGCGGTCCTCGGGCTGCGCAGCGGCCGACTACCCGCCGAAGGTGCCCCGTGGGGGGATCGCCGTGGTCAGCGACGCAGGCTGCTCGGTCGTGGTGAAGCAGAACGTGGCTGCCGAGCGTGGCGCCGCCGCGCTGGTCGTAGTGAGCCTGCCGAGCCGCAACGGAGCGCCCGCCGGGCTGTTCCCTCCGGAGTACTACGACCAACTCACCATGCCGGTAGCGGTGGCCGGACGCGACGGCGACCAGGCGTTGCGGCGCGCCACCGGGACGGTGCGTCTGGTCCTGGACGGTCACACCGAGAAGGTCACCTCGCGGAATATCTTGGCGCAGACGAAAACCGGTTCGCCGCATGAGGTCGTGATGGTCGGCGCACACCTCGACAGTGCGCGCGGCGGCCCCGGCATCAACGACAACGGCTCGGGGGTGGCGGCGGTGTTGGAGACCGCGCTGCAGCTCGGTCCGGAGCCGGCGGTGGCCAATGCGGTCCGGTTCGCTTTCTGGGGTGCCGAGGAACAACAGCTCGGTGGTTCCAGCGACTACGTCTTCGGACTCGACCGCGACCAACTCAACGACATCGCGCTGTACCTGAACTTCGACATGCTCGCCTCTCCCAACCCCGGTTTCTTCACCTATGACGGAGATCAGTCCGCGCTGCCGAGCCGGGACATCACCCCCGCCGACGTCCCGGTGGGATCGGGCGGTATCGAGCGCACCCTGGCCGGCTACCTCAACCTGGTGGGCGTGCGGCCGGCCGATATGCCGCTCAGCAGCGACACCGACTACAGCCCGTTCGTGGTGGCCGGGGTGCCTATCGGGGGCATCACCACCGGTGCTTCCCAACTCAAGACCACTGCTCAGGCCCGACTGTGGGGTGGCAAGCCCGGAGCGGCGTTCGACCCGAACTACCACGGCCCCGGTGACACGGTCGAACAGATCAATCAGCACGCATTAGCGCTAACCGGTGCGGCGGTGGCGTTCGCAGTGGCAAACTATGCGCAGTCCATCGGCGGTCCCAATGGAGTCCCAGCGCGCGACAAGCGTCACCGGGCTCCGCTGGGGCCGTAG